Proteins encoded by one window of Candidatus Paceibacterota bacterium:
- a CDS encoding HAMP domain-containing sensor histidine kinase — KNQFIMATQHHLRTPLTSMRGYLDLIGGGSFGKVPKKLKAVLERFEASTVRLVRMVNEFLDISQFQLGKEVVFLRPKGKIEPILKEMKEELKFQADDKGIRLKIEKPKTPLPLIKADIEKLKAAFFNIADNAIKYTQKGRVEITTEVLDSKLRVYVKDTGIGLSKEEQETLFTKLFERGTEAKKAFSTGRGIGLYLSYQIVKAHNGKLWAESEGKGKGSTFIFELPIDKEG; from the coding sequence AAAAACCAATTTATAATGGCAACTCAGCACCATTTAAGAACTCCTTTAACTTCTATGAGAGGATATCTGGATTTAATCGGAGGAGGATCTTTTGGAAAAGTTCCCAAAAAATTAAAAGCAGTCCTAGAAAGATTTGAGGCCTCGACTGTTCGCCTCGTAAGAATGGTTAATGAATTTCTTGATATTTCCCAATTTCAGCTTGGTAAAGAAGTTGTCTTCTTAAGGCCAAAAGGAAAGATTGAGCCAATTCTTAAGGAAATGAAGGAAGAATTAAAATTCCAAGCCGATGATAAAGGAATAAGATTGAAAATAGAAAAACCAAAAACTCCTCTTCCTTTAATAAAGGCGGATATAGAGAAGCTTAAAGCGGCTTTCTTTAATATTGCTGACAATGCCATAAAATACACTCAAAAAGGAAGAGTTGAAATTACAACGGAAGTTTTAGATTCAAAATTAAGAGTATATGTAAAAGATACCGGAATAGGACTTTCTAAAGAAGAACAGGAAACCCTCTTTACCAAACTTTTTGAAAGAGGAACGGAAGCAAAGAAGGCCTTTTCAACAGGAAGAGGTATAGGCCTTTATCTTTCATATCAGATAGTAAAAGCCCATAATGGCAAGCTCTGGGCAGAGTCGGAAGGAAAAGGAAAAGGATCCACTTTTATATTTGAACTTCCAATAGATAAAGAAGGGTAA
- a CDS encoding DNA-directed RNA polymerase subunit beta, giving the protein MQKIKNFSKAKVSLPLPYLLEFQRENWQWLLKEGIKEIFEEISPIRDYTKKEMELWFTDYKIKAPKYETDIEAKKNRDSFEASLRVKVKLVNLKTKEVDEQEVFLADLPLMTERGTFVVNGVERVAISQLIRPPGVFFTRSNGGFGAKVIPNRGAWLEFETETSGAIIVKIDRKRKVASTALLRAFGAWNENNIRENFQDVDNGDVSYIEETLKKDSSKNQQEALIEIYKRLRPGDLVTPETAKELADNTFFNFERYDMSKVGRWRIRKRLPETKDKKRADEDITKEDRVLSLNDIVVTLREIIRLNNDPDGKPDEIDHLGNRRVRTLAELLQGRIRVGLMRMERVIKDKMSTMEAGEISSSQLINPRPIMAVIKEFFTSSQLCQFMDNENPLAELEHKRRLSATGPGGLTRQRAGFEVRDVQPSHYGRICPIQTPEGPNIGLVNHLAGYAKINPFGFIETPYYKVDKGKILSKIEYFNAFEEEKYNIAHGGVEVDDSNNIIPQKVEARIKGEPGLIDKSQIDYIDVSPQQFISIGTSLVPFLQNDDANRALMGSNMQRQSVPLIKPDVPLVMTGSEERVAKDSGQAVVADDDGTIVEVDANAIKLKTKKGAVKEYVLRTFVGTNQYTCFHQRPLVQKNQTVKKGEVIADGGSISDGFLSLGKNALVAFLSWQGQTYEDAIVISEELVKDDYYTSIHIETFSCDVRETKLGPEVTTCDIPNVSEEKLKDLDEEGIIRLGAKVGPNDILVGKISPKGEAGLTAEERLLRAIFGEKARDVKDTSLLMEHGKRGRVVGVKVFTRESGHRLEPGVIKRIEVEVAEMRKIQAGDKLAGRHGNKGVIAKVVPVEEMPFLEDGTPVQILLNPLGVASRMNLGQILETHLGLAAKKLGYHAVTPSMSGAQEEDIKAELKKAGYDESGKVTLYDGKTGLPFPEKISVGYMYVMKLIHMVTDKIHMRSIGPYSLITQQPLGGKAQFGGQRFGEMEVWALQGYGAAYTLQEMLTIKSDDVQGRAATYEAILKGIPIKSPHLPASFNLLVNELKSLSLGIEIKGNINPKE; this is encoded by the coding sequence ATGCAGAAAATAAAAAACTTTTCCAAAGCAAAAGTGTCGCTTCCCCTGCCTTATCTGCTTGAATTTCAAAGAGAGAATTGGCAGTGGCTTCTTAAAGAAGGGATTAAAGAAATTTTCGAAGAAATTTCTCCGATTCGCGACTATACGAAAAAAGAGATGGAACTTTGGTTTACCGATTATAAAATAAAGGCGCCAAAGTATGAAACTGATATTGAAGCCAAAAAGAACAGAGATTCTTTTGAGGCCTCTTTGCGCGTCAAAGTAAAACTTGTAAATTTAAAAACGAAAGAGGTTGACGAACAAGAGGTATTCTTAGCTGATTTGCCCCTTATGACAGAAAGGGGCACTTTTGTTGTAAACGGAGTGGAAAGGGTGGCGATATCTCAGCTTATCAGGCCTCCGGGCGTCTTTTTTACCAGAAGCAATGGAGGTTTTGGAGCAAAAGTAATTCCCAATAGAGGAGCATGGCTTGAATTTGAAACGGAAACATCGGGAGCTATTATCGTTAAAATAGACAGAAAGAGAAAGGTTGCTTCTACTGCTCTTCTTAGAGCTTTTGGCGCATGGAATGAAAATAACATAAGGGAGAATTTTCAAGATGTTGATAATGGAGATGTTTCATATATTGAAGAAACTCTTAAAAAAGATTCTTCAAAAAACCAGCAAGAGGCATTGATTGAGATATATAAAAGATTAAGACCCGGAGATCTTGTTACTCCGGAAACGGCAAAGGAACTTGCCGACAATACTTTTTTTAATTTTGAAAGATACGATATGTCCAAGGTGGGCAGGTGGAGAATAAGAAAAAGATTGCCGGAAACAAAAGACAAAAAAAGAGCGGACGAAGATATAACAAAAGAAGACAGAGTTCTTTCTCTTAATGACATAGTTGTAACATTAAGAGAGATAATTCGGCTTAACAATGATCCGGACGGAAAGCCGGATGAAATCGATCATCTTGGAAATAGAAGAGTCAGAACTTTAGCAGAGCTTCTTCAAGGGAGAATAAGAGTAGGCCTTATGAGAATGGAAAGGGTAATAAAAGACAAAATGTCCACAATGGAAGCCGGAGAAATTTCTTCTTCCCAGCTTATTAATCCCCGTCCCATTATGGCCGTAATTAAAGAATTTTTTACATCTTCCCAGCTTTGCCAGTTTATGGATAATGAAAATCCTCTTGCTGAACTGGAGCATAAAAGACGCCTTTCTGCTACCGGTCCGGGAGGTCTTACGAGACAAAGGGCGGGATTTGAAGTCAGAGACGTCCAGCCTTCTCATTATGGAAGAATTTGTCCAATTCAAACGCCTGAAGGTCCGAATATCGGACTTGTAAATCATCTTGCCGGATATGCTAAAATTAATCCTTTCGGATTTATAGAAACGCCTTATTACAAAGTGGATAAGGGAAAAATACTTTCAAAAATAGAATATTTTAACGCATTTGAAGAAGAAAAATATAATATTGCCCATGGAGGAGTGGAAGTTGACGATAGCAACAATATTATTCCTCAAAAAGTGGAAGCTCGCATAAAAGGAGAGCCCGGACTGATTGATAAGTCGCAAATCGATTACATTGACGTTTCTCCTCAACAATTTATTTCAATAGGGACTTCTCTTGTTCCTTTTCTGCAAAATGACGATGCAAACAGAGCCCTTATGGGATCAAATATGCAGCGCCAATCCGTTCCTTTAATAAAGCCGGATGTTCCTTTGGTTATGACCGGATCCGAAGAAAGGGTAGCCAAAGATTCCGGACAGGCAGTTGTAGCAGATGACGATGGTACAATAGTTGAAGTGGATGCCAATGCTATAAAATTAAAAACAAAAAAAGGAGCCGTAAAAGAATATGTTTTAAGAACATTTGTCGGCACAAACCAATATACTTGTTTTCATCAAAGGCCTCTTGTGCAAAAAAACCAGACGGTTAAAAAAGGAGAGGTTATTGCCGATGGCGGTTCAATATCAGACGGATTTCTCTCTTTGGGGAAAAACGCTCTTGTTGCTTTTTTGTCTTGGCAAGGACAGACATATGAAGACGCCATAGTTATTTCAGAAGAGCTTGTAAAAGACGATTATTATACCTCCATACACATTGAAACTTTTTCTTGCGATGTTAGAGAAACAAAGCTTGGTCCGGAAGTGACAACTTGCGATATTCCAAATGTTTCGGAAGAAAAATTAAAAGATTTGGATGAAGAAGGAATTATTCGCCTTGGAGCAAAAGTCGGACCAAATGATATTCTAGTCGGCAAAATTTCTCCAAAAGGAGAAGCCGGTCTTACTGCGGAAGAAAGATTGCTCAGGGCTATTTTTGGAGAAAAAGCCAGAGACGTAAAAGACACATCTCTTCTGATGGAGCATGGCAAAAGAGGCAGAGTAGTTGGGGTGAAAGTTTTTACAAGAGAAAGCGGACACAGACTTGAGCCGGGAGTGATAAAAAGAATAGAAGTGGAAGTTGCTGAAATGAGAAAAATCCAGGCCGGAGACAAGCTTGCTGGAAGACATGGTAATAAGGGAGTTATTGCAAAAGTTGTTCCTGTTGAAGAAATGCCCTTTTTGGAAGACGGCACTCCTGTGCAAATTCTTTTGAATCCTTTAGGAGTTGCTTCAAGAATGAATCTGGGGCAGATATTGGAAACTCACCTTGGGCTTGCCGCAAAAAAACTTGGATATCATGCCGTTACTCCTTCAATGTCCGGAGCCCAGGAAGAAGATATCAAAGCGGAGCTTAAAAAGGCCGGATATGATGAAAGCGGAAAAGTTACTCTTTATGATGGGAAAACGGGCTTGCCGTTTCCCGAAAAAATATCAGTTGGGTATATGTATGTAATGAAACTTATCCATATGGTTACCGATAAGATTCATATGAGATCGATAGGCCCCTATTCTTTAATTACTCAGCAGCCTCTTGGGGGAAAAGCCCAGTTTGGAGGCCAGCGTTTCGGAGAGATGGAAGTGTGGGCTCTTCAAGGTTATGGCGCTGCTTATACTCTTCAGGAAATGCTTACTATTAAATCAGACGATGTTCAGGGAAGAGCGGCAACTTATGAAGCAATATTAAAGGGAATTCCGATAAAAAGTCCCCATTTGCCGGCTTCTTTCAATCTTCTTGTGAATGAACTGAAATCGCTATCCCTTGGAATAGAAATAAAAGGAAATATTAATCCTAAAGAATAG